From Jeotgalibaca dankookensis, one genomic window encodes:
- a CDS encoding NAD(P)-dependent malic enzyme: MDYNKASLLLHEANKGKISVESKVKINTREDLGLAYTPGVAEPCRRIAENPLDVYQYTSKGNLVAVITDGTAVLGLGDIGPEAALPVMEGKAILFKEFGGVDAFPICLDTKNSEEIIKLVKNIAPTFGGINLEDISSPRCFEIEKQLNELLPIPVFHDDQHGTAIVVAAGILNSLRLIGKKIEELKVVLNGPGAAGTAIIYLLMEMGVEDIIVCDENGILAESRLTPLEKHKKMIAEKTNPRNIQGELKEALKGADVMIGVSVGNILTKEMIKSMATDPIVFAMANPIPEMLYEDAKKAGVKVMGTGRSDFPNQINNVLAFPGVFKGALSVRASTINHEMKMAAAYAIADMISENELSEEYIIPDALNKAVAEQVAEYVARAAKETGVDGI; the protein is encoded by the coding sequence ATGGATTATAATAAAGCTAGTTTACTTTTACATGAAGCAAATAAAGGGAAAATTTCAGTTGAAAGCAAAGTAAAAATAAATACGCGGGAAGACTTAGGATTAGCGTATACACCAGGAGTGGCGGAACCTTGCCGAAGAATTGCTGAGAATCCTTTGGATGTTTATCAATATACCTCTAAAGGAAATTTAGTAGCAGTTATTACAGATGGGACCGCTGTTTTAGGCCTAGGAGATATTGGCCCCGAAGCAGCCTTACCGGTTATGGAAGGAAAAGCTATTCTATTTAAAGAATTTGGTGGAGTAGACGCTTTTCCGATATGTCTAGATACAAAAAATTCAGAAGAAATCATTAAACTAGTAAAAAATATTGCGCCAACTTTTGGAGGAATTAACCTAGAGGATATCTCTTCGCCACGATGTTTTGAAATTGAGAAACAGTTGAATGAATTATTACCCATTCCTGTCTTTCATGATGATCAACACGGAACTGCTATCGTTGTAGCAGCAGGAATTCTCAATAGTTTACGATTAATCGGGAAAAAGATAGAAGAGTTAAAAGTTGTTTTAAACGGTCCTGGTGCAGCTGGTACAGCTATTATCTATTTATTAATGGAAATGGGCGTAGAAGATATCATAGTCTGTGATGAAAACGGCATCTTGGCCGAAAGCAGATTGACTCCCTTAGAAAAACATAAAAAAATGATAGCAGAAAAAACAAATCCACGGAATATACAAGGGGAGTTAAAAGAAGCTTTGAAAGGAGCGGATGTGATGATAGGGGTGTCGGTAGGAAATATTCTTACTAAGGAAATGATTAAATCTATGGCAACTGATCCAATCGTATTTGCTATGGCCAATCCTATTCCAGAAATGTTGTACGAAGATGCAAAGAAAGCCGGTGTAAAAGTGATGGGAACAGGTCGATCAGATTTTCCTAACCAAATTAATAATGTGTTGGCTTTTCCGGGAGTATTTAAGGGAGCTCTTTCAGTACGAGCATCCACAATTAATCATGAAATGAAAATGGCTGCAGCATATGCCATTGCGGATATGATTTCAGAAAATGAATTATCAGAAGAATATATTATTCCCGATGCTTTGAATAAAGCGGTAGCAGAGCAAGTTGCTGAGTATGTGGCACGTGCCGCAAAAGAGACCGGGGTGGATGGAATCTAA
- a CDS encoding class-II fumarase/aspartase family protein: MRALYDSKSKTINNRGIKHLLSDEEKYKTWLMFEVALAQAQAEEGFIPEEAAKHIKEAAKIENIDFEEMDRIYRKIGHGFVPFLKVLVQACPEESGKYIHYGITTQNIQQSSQLYMVKQVHHKYMQLIGEILRNLSTLAEEHKDAVMAGRTHGRHAIPITYGYKVSVWISEFIECYQRMQEVEKRVFKIMMGGAVGTFSSMPEVGPTVQKRVAELTGMYPMEVPSRNISTHKIEYMMNLALMVNICHKIGEEVYSTTLEEIAEVSEGFSEGTVGSSTMPHKINPKLAKGIIANSQKLYSLPGVGMYSSVRPYEGDSSSYMLFDGILEEALELTTEVLLRTEELTRTMVPHRERMLHNVWRNKGLDNTENVMMELANKLGKDKSHSLMYEIAMKTANEGEDFYTNLIANDLISEEFTEEEVRDMIDPSNYIGLSVEIAEKEAKRGNEIAREISEKYQ; this comes from the coding sequence ATGAGGGCATTATACGATTCGAAAAGTAAAACGATAAACAATCGAGGAATTAAACATTTATTATCTGACGAAGAAAAATATAAAACATGGTTGATGTTTGAAGTTGCTTTGGCACAAGCACAAGCAGAAGAAGGCTTTATCCCAGAAGAAGCAGCAAAACACATAAAAGAAGCTGCTAAAATTGAAAATATTGATTTTGAAGAGATGGATCGCATCTATCGGAAGATAGGGCATGGGTTTGTCCCCTTCTTAAAAGTGCTAGTTCAAGCTTGCCCCGAAGAAAGTGGAAAATATATTCATTATGGAATTACTACACAAAATATCCAACAAAGTTCGCAATTATATATGGTAAAACAGGTCCATCATAAATATATGCAATTGATTGGAGAAATTTTAAGAAACTTGAGTACTTTAGCTGAAGAGCATAAAGATGCAGTGATGGCTGGTCGAACTCATGGTCGCCATGCTATTCCGATTACATATGGGTATAAGGTTTCCGTTTGGATTAGCGAGTTTATTGAGTGCTACCAAAGAATGCAAGAAGTAGAAAAACGAGTCTTCAAGATTATGATGGGGGGAGCGGTTGGTACTTTCAGTTCAATGCCTGAAGTAGGTCCGACAGTTCAAAAACGTGTAGCTGAATTAACGGGTATGTACCCTATGGAAGTTCCTTCCCGAAACATTAGTACTCATAAAATTGAATATATGATGAATCTAGCTTTGATGGTCAATATTTGCCATAAGATAGGGGAAGAAGTATATAGTACAACCCTAGAAGAAATTGCAGAAGTTTCGGAAGGTTTTAGTGAGGGGACAGTTGGGAGTAGCACCATGCCTCATAAAATCAATCCAAAGCTTGCGAAAGGAATTATAGCAAATTCACAAAAACTTTACTCTTTACCTGGAGTGGGCATGTATTCATCAGTACGACCTTATGAAGGAGATAGTAGTAGTTATATGTTGTTTGATGGAATATTGGAAGAAGCTTTGGAACTGACCACGGAGGTATTACTGAGAACGGAAGAATTGACTCGAACTATGGTGCCACATAGAGAACGCATGTTGCATAATGTGTGGAGGAATAAAGGTCTTGATAATACTGAAAATGTGATGATGGAATTGGCGAATAAGTTAGGAAAAGATAAGTCCCACTCCTTGATGTATGAAATTGCAATGAAAACTGCAAATGAAGGAGAAGATTTTTATACGAATCTTATAGCTAATGACTTGATTTCTGAAGAATTCACGGAAGAAGAAGTACGAGATATGATTGATCCAAGTAACTATATTGGTTTATCTGTCGAAATCGCAGAAAAAGAGGCAAAGCGTGGTAATGAAATTGCTAGAGAAATTTCTGAAAAGTATCAATAA
- a CDS encoding PTS transporter subunit EIIC: MAKNKRYGESIQKFGRTLLLPIGVLAPVGMILGISGAFVQPYMIERFSFLGNENINAILISIRTIASVIFDNIPLLFAMGVAYGMSKKDKGISVFAAVTGYLTLIITMNVWLTLTGKMADPEIMTQVGQINVLGIQTMNISAAGGIITGLIAAWATDKFYNLELPTAFAFFSGKKSVPIITIGVMIVIGILLPFIWEIFVGALMKLSVVFLSTMGPFFTAAGERLFIPFGLHHVWNALFRFTEAGGTYIIDGQTFVGVVPAMNEVLFNQGPNTEYWSLMPELTRFMAQQQMLVTLFLFPGIALAMYRTTREENKVEVRSMLITMVLTAMLGNVTEPLEFTFVFIAPLLFVAYAGIVGIGAVLLSLANVGIGYIRGTIFDFAIFGLLYERTNWLFLVLIGTALGTLTYFIFKWAILKFDIKTPGREESQNLDNTLIREKRYDEIATIVVEALGGRDNIANVENCITRLRIDLKDVSVVDKGLLEKSGSTGFFFPSEKHIHIVYGPQVEFVRNAVDQAMI; encoded by the coding sequence ATGGCTAAAAATAAAAGATATGGAGAATCAATTCAAAAATTTGGACGAACTCTACTACTCCCTATTGGCGTTCTAGCGCCGGTGGGAATGATTTTAGGGATTAGTGGGGCGTTCGTACAGCCTTATATGATTGAAAGATTTTCTTTTTTAGGGAATGAGAATATTAATGCAATATTAATTAGTATTAGAACTATAGCTAGTGTGATTTTCGATAATATTCCTTTACTATTCGCTATGGGAGTCGCATATGGAATGAGTAAGAAAGATAAAGGAATTTCTGTTTTTGCTGCTGTTACAGGGTACTTGACTTTAATAATTACGATGAATGTATGGTTGACGTTAACTGGAAAAATGGCAGATCCAGAGATTATGACTCAAGTTGGACAAATTAATGTACTAGGTATTCAAACAATGAATATTAGTGCTGCAGGTGGTATTATTACTGGTCTAATTGCAGCTTGGGCAACTGACAAATTTTATAATTTGGAACTCCCTACAGCTTTTGCTTTTTTCTCCGGTAAAAAGTCAGTTCCCATTATCACTATTGGAGTCATGATTGTTATTGGTATTTTATTACCCTTCATATGGGAAATATTCGTAGGTGCACTAATGAAGCTATCTGTTGTATTCCTAAGCACCATGGGACCTTTTTTTACCGCTGCAGGAGAACGTCTATTTATCCCATTTGGATTACACCATGTATGGAATGCTTTATTTAGATTTACTGAAGCTGGAGGAACTTATATTATCGATGGACAAACTTTCGTTGGTGTTGTACCAGCAATGAACGAAGTATTATTCAATCAAGGACCAAATACAGAATATTGGTCCTTGATGCCAGAATTAACTCGTTTCATGGCTCAACAGCAAATGCTAGTCACTCTGTTTCTATTTCCAGGAATCGCTTTAGCGATGTATAGAACAACTCGTGAAGAAAATAAAGTAGAAGTACGTTCAATGCTGATTACCATGGTACTAACTGCCATGCTTGGAAATGTCACAGAACCATTGGAATTTACTTTTGTTTTTATTGCACCATTATTGTTCGTAGCTTACGCCGGAATAGTAGGGATTGGAGCTGTATTGCTTTCCTTAGCTAACGTTGGTATTGGTTACATCCGTGGAACGATTTTTGACTTTGCTATTTTTGGATTATTATATGAGCGAACTAATTGGTTGTTCTTAGTGTTAATTGGAACAGCGTTAGGTACATTAACTTACTTCATATTTAAATGGGCAATCTTAAAGTTTGATATCAAGACACCAGGACGGGAAGAATCTCAAAACTTAGATAACACTTTAATTCGAGAAAAAAGATACGATGAAATTGCTACCATTGTTGTAGAAGCACTTGGAGGAAGAGATAATATAGCAAATGTTGAAAACTGTATTACACGTTTAAGAATTGATTTGAAGGATGTTAGTGTTGTTGACAAAGGATTACTAGAAAAGTCTGGATCAACAGGATTTTTCTTCCCGTCTGAGAAACACATTCATATTGTCTATGGACCACAAGTAGAATTTGTTCGGAATGCGGTAGACCAAGCAATGATTTAA
- a CDS encoding D-ribose ABC transporter substrate-binding protein yields MKKIFSLAAAATLFLAGCGAATLEGENTAESGPVEEREASELVVGVSISTLNNPFFVSLDEGISDLASENGTEVKSVDAQNDTAKQTNDVDDLIQQGVDILLINPVDSSAITPAVESANAAGIPVITIDRSSDGGEVVTLVASDNTEGGEMAAEYIMEISGKDVVTVQLEGVPGASATRERGKGFMNIAEDSLDVVDSQTANFDRAEGLTVMENMLQANPEIKAVFAQNDEMALGAIEAIQSAGLTDSIQVVGFDGTEDGIKAVEEGKLSATVAQQPGEMGRLAMQAAYDYFAGETIEDYIASPLELVKK; encoded by the coding sequence ATGAAAAAGATTTTTAGTTTAGCAGCAGCAGCAACGTTATTTCTAGCAGGATGTGGCGCAGCAACCTTAGAAGGTGAAAATACAGCTGAATCTGGACCAGTAGAAGAAAGAGAAGCATCTGAATTAGTAGTTGGTGTTTCAATCTCAACTTTAAATAATCCGTTTTTCGTGTCATTAGACGAAGGTATTTCCGACTTAGCAAGTGAAAATGGTACAGAAGTTAAGAGTGTCGATGCTCAAAACGATACCGCGAAGCAAACTAACGATGTGGATGATTTAATTCAACAGGGAGTAGATATCCTTTTAATTAATCCAGTTGACTCTTCTGCAATTACGCCTGCCGTTGAATCTGCCAATGCAGCAGGAATTCCTGTTATTACCATTGACCGTTCAAGTGATGGCGGAGAAGTTGTGACATTAGTTGCTTCCGATAACACTGAAGGTGGCGAAATGGCCGCAGAATACATCATGGAAATTTCCGGAAAGGACGTTGTAACTGTTCAATTAGAAGGTGTACCAGGGGCATCTGCAACCCGCGAACGCGGAAAAGGCTTTATGAACATTGCGGAAGATTCACTTGACGTTGTCGATAGCCAAACTGCAAATTTTGATCGTGCTGAAGGTTTAACCGTTATGGAAAACATGTTACAAGCTAATCCCGAAATCAAAGCAGTCTTTGCACAAAATGACGAAATGGCATTAGGAGCGATTGAAGCGATTCAATCGGCAGGACTAACCGACTCGATTCAAGTCGTTGGATTTGACGGAACAGAAGACGGAATCAAAGCAGTTGAAGAAGGAAAATTGAGCGCAACTGTAGCACAACAACCAGGAGAAATGGGTAGACTTGCTATGCAAGCTGCTTATGACTACTTTGCTGGCGAAACAATTGAAGATTATATTGCTTCACCACTAGAACTGGTAAAAAAATAA
- a CDS encoding ABC transporter permease, translating to MNDIKESKGHSKISLGKLGPLLALIVLIVLVTVMNPGFIAPTNLLNLLRQVSTNALIAFGMTFVIITGGIDLSVGSTLALSSALMAGAIAGGLDPLLAMLMSLILGTVLGGINGLLITKGKMAPFIATLATMTIYRGLTLVYTDGNPITGIGDSFIFKYVGRGYLFGIPFPVILMLISFLILFIVLHKTTFGRKTFAIGGNEKASFIAGIKNDRIKIGIYAISGLMASLSGIIITSRLNSAQPTAGGSYEMDAIASVVLGGTSLSGGRGRIVGTLIGALIIGTLNNGMNLLGISSFYQQVVKGIVIIIAVLLDRKNKK from the coding sequence ATGAATGATATAAAAGAGAGTAAAGGCCACTCAAAGATATCTCTCGGTAAATTAGGACCACTATTAGCATTAATTGTCTTAATCGTATTAGTAACCGTTATGAATCCCGGCTTTATCGCACCGACAAACTTACTAAATCTATTGCGACAAGTTTCCACCAATGCGCTGATTGCCTTTGGGATGACCTTTGTTATTATTACCGGAGGGATTGATTTATCTGTTGGTTCTACTTTAGCTTTAAGTAGTGCGCTTATGGCAGGCGCAATTGCTGGCGGGCTAGACCCCTTACTAGCTATGCTGATGAGTCTGATTTTAGGAACGGTACTAGGAGGCATAAACGGGTTACTAATTACGAAAGGGAAAATGGCTCCCTTTATTGCTACACTAGCAACAATGACGATTTACCGCGGTCTTACCTTAGTGTATACTGATGGTAACCCGATTACCGGTATTGGTGATAGCTTTATCTTTAAGTACGTGGGTCGTGGTTACTTGTTTGGTATTCCTTTTCCAGTTATTTTGATGTTAATCAGTTTCTTAATATTGTTTATTGTTTTACACAAAACAACATTCGGTAGAAAGACATTTGCAATTGGTGGGAACGAAAAAGCGTCTTTTATCGCAGGTATTAAAAATGATCGCATTAAAATTGGGATTTATGCCATATCTGGTTTAATGGCTTCCTTATCAGGAATTATCATCACATCTCGATTAAACTCGGCGCAACCAACAGCAGGAGGTTCTTATGAAATGGATGCGATTGCTTCTGTTGTGTTGGGTGGAACAAGTTTATCGGGCGGACGTGGTAGAATTGTTGGAACCTTGATTGGTGCTTTAATTATTGGAACGCTGAATAATGGGATGAACCTCTTAGGTATCTCTAGTTTTTACCAACAAGTTGTCAAAGGGATTGTTATTATTATTGCAGTTTTACTAGATAGAAAAAATAAAAAATAA
- a CDS encoding sugar ABC transporter ATP-binding protein, producing MEVKMTGIKKSFGSNSVLRGVDFDIQVGEVHALMGENGAGKSTLMNILTGLHKSDAGEIRIDGEEKRFENPKEAEDYGISFIHQEMNTWPEMTVLENLFIGKEFKNKLGIVQTKKMRALAEKTFNELGVTLDLDEDVKNLSVGQQQMIEIAKSLMTNAQVIIMDEPTAALTEREIDILFKIIRTLTDKNVSIIYISHRMEEIFKISDRITVMRDGVSIDTSLTAATNNDEVVRKMVGRDLEDYYPEKHSEIKDVVFEVRDLTQKDRFQNISFQVKSGEIVGFSGLMGAGRTEIMRSIFGVDPLDKGEIFLEGKKITINNPSSAIKEGIGFLTENRKEEGLILDYSLRDNISLPSIDGFIKKGIIDTKAESEFATMLMKRLKVKAESEFDAASSLSGGNQQKVVLAKWIGIGSKVLILDEPTRGVDVGAKREIYQLMNELADRGVAIIMVSSDLPEILGVSDRVIVVHEGNIAGELSKSEATEEKIMKLATGGY from the coding sequence ATGGAAGTAAAGATGACAGGGATTAAGAAAAGTTTTGGGAGTAACTCTGTTTTAAGAGGCGTCGATTTTGATATTCAAGTAGGCGAAGTCCATGCCTTAATGGGTGAAAATGGGGCTGGTAAATCGACACTGATGAATATATTGACGGGCTTGCATAAATCAGATGCGGGAGAAATACGAATTGATGGAGAAGAAAAGCGTTTCGAAAATCCCAAGGAAGCAGAAGACTACGGTATTAGTTTTATTCATCAAGAAATGAATACCTGGCCAGAAATGACTGTTTTAGAAAATTTGTTTATAGGAAAAGAATTTAAAAATAAACTTGGTATCGTTCAAACAAAGAAAATGCGCGCATTGGCAGAAAAAACATTCAACGAATTGGGTGTCACACTCGATTTAGACGAAGATGTAAAAAATCTTTCCGTTGGTCAACAACAAATGATTGAAATTGCAAAATCACTGATGACAAATGCTCAAGTAATTATTATGGATGAGCCAACTGCTGCTTTAACGGAAAGGGAGATTGATATTTTATTTAAAATTATCCGAACTTTAACGGATAAAAATGTATCTATTATTTATATTTCTCACCGAATGGAAGAAATTTTTAAAATCAGTGATCGGATAACGGTCATGCGAGACGGAGTTTCAATTGACACCTCCCTTACCGCGGCTACCAATAATGACGAAGTTGTTCGGAAGATGGTGGGGCGTGATTTAGAAGATTATTATCCAGAGAAACATTCAGAAATAAAAGATGTTGTTTTTGAAGTTAGAGATTTAACGCAAAAAGACCGGTTTCAAAATATTTCTTTTCAAGTGAAATCAGGAGAAATTGTCGGTTTCTCAGGATTAATGGGAGCAGGCCGTACTGAAATTATGCGAAGTATCTTCGGAGTTGATCCGTTAGATAAAGGTGAAATATTTTTAGAAGGTAAAAAGATAACGATTAATAATCCGAGTAGTGCTATTAAGGAAGGAATTGGTTTTCTAACTGAAAATCGAAAAGAAGAAGGATTAATTCTTGATTACTCGCTACGCGACAACATTAGTCTCCCTTCTATTGATGGGTTTATTAAAAAGGGAATTATTGATACAAAAGCAGAATCAGAATTTGCTACTATGCTGATGAAACGTTTAAAGGTTAAAGCTGAAAGTGAATTCGATGCCGCATCTAGTTTATCTGGTGGGAACCAACAAAAAGTTGTCCTGGCCAAATGGATTGGGATTGGATCGAAAGTCCTTATATTAGATGAACCCACTCGAGGTGTCGATGTAGGAGCCAAGCGTGAAATCTACCAATTGATGAACGAGTTAGCAGACCGAGGCGTGGCAATTATTATGGTCTCCAGTGACTTACCTGAAATATTAGGGGTTAGTGATCGTGTCATCGTCGTTCATGAAGGAAATATTGCAGGAGAGTTGTCTAAGAGTGAAGCAACTGAAGAAAAAATAATGAAATTAGCAACAGGAGGCTATTAA
- the rbsD gene encoding D-ribose pyranase, whose protein sequence is MKKHGILNSDIAKVLTDLGHTDKIAIGDAGLPIPEGVKKIDLAISLSDPSFIKILKVVLEDMKVEEAILAEEIKTHNPSQLKAVESALIEEERLVFISHEAFKRELKNVKAVIRTGEATPYSNIILQSGVLF, encoded by the coding sequence TTGAAAAAACATGGAATATTAAATAGTGACATTGCTAAAGTTCTAACCGATTTAGGGCATACTGATAAAATTGCTATTGGAGACGCTGGTTTACCAATCCCGGAGGGTGTAAAAAAAATTGATTTAGCAATCTCGCTTTCAGATCCTTCTTTCATAAAGATATTGAAAGTAGTATTAGAAGATATGAAGGTAGAAGAAGCAATCTTAGCTGAAGAAATCAAAACGCATAATCCTTCACAATTAAAAGCAGTAGAATCGGCACTTATAGAAGAAGAACGCCTTGTCTTTATCAGTCATGAAGCATTTAAACGCGAATTAAAAAATGTTAAAGCAGTTATTCGTACAGGAGAAGCAACGCCATATTCAAATATTATTTTACAATCAGGGGTTTTATTTTAG
- the rbsK gene encoding ribokinase — translation MKKIVVVGSISTDFVVTASKRPEIGETVTGLDFKTTFGGKGANQAVASARLGANVYMIGTVGVDIFGNELVGNLEKNHIHTDFVERVTHKPSGSAHITIVDGDNNIVFIPGANNEINPARITALTEVIQDADIVVVQNELPQETVTAVINLCYENGVKVIYNPAPARKVDQSIFEKTTYFTPNENEFHQLFENLSISEGLAKYPNKLILTMGSKGVYYHDGTSEQQIPAYKVVPTDTTGAGDTFNGAFAVAISSGLDMAESIRFGNLAASLSIQKFGAQGGMPSLEEMKESKHFEKTWNIK, via the coding sequence ATGAAAAAAATAGTTGTAGTAGGAAGTATCTCAACCGATTTTGTTGTAACAGCAAGTAAGCGACCAGAAATAGGCGAAACAGTAACAGGGTTAGATTTTAAAACGACCTTTGGAGGTAAAGGAGCTAATCAAGCCGTTGCAAGCGCACGCTTAGGGGCTAATGTATACATGATAGGAACAGTAGGAGTGGATATTTTTGGTAATGAGTTAGTGGGTAACTTAGAAAAAAATCACATTCATACCGATTTTGTGGAACGGGTTACACATAAACCGTCTGGATCTGCTCATATTACAATAGTAGATGGTGATAACAACATTGTGTTCATTCCAGGTGCTAACAATGAAATCAATCCCGCTCGTATTACAGCGTTAACAGAAGTCATTCAAGATGCAGATATCGTAGTCGTACAAAACGAATTACCTCAAGAGACTGTAACAGCTGTTATTAATTTGTGCTATGAGAATGGTGTCAAAGTTATTTATAACCCAGCACCAGCACGTAAAGTAGATCAAAGTATTTTTGAAAAAACCACTTACTTTACGCCAAATGAAAATGAATTTCATCAACTATTTGAAAACCTGTCCATCTCAGAAGGGCTAGCTAAATATCCTAATAAATTGATTCTAACAATGGGTTCTAAAGGTGTTTATTATCATGATGGGACAAGTGAACAACAAATTCCAGCTTATAAAGTAGTACCAACTGATACAACTGGGGCTGGCGATACTTTTAATGGTGCATTTGCAGTAGCCATTTCATCTGGTTTAGATATGGCTGAGAGTATCCGCTTTGGAAACTTGGCAGCTTCCTTGTCCATTCAAAAGTTTGGTGCGCAAGGCGGAATGCCTTCGCTAGAAGAGATGAAGGAGAGTAAACACTTTGAAAAAACATGGAATATTAAATAG
- a CDS encoding LacI family DNA-binding transcriptional regulator — MTTIRDVAKLAQVSVATVSRALNHSGYVRESTQKKVEEAAKTLNFHPNEVARSLYQKKSKLIGLLLPDITNPFFPAIAKGVEDSVNKRGYSLLLGNVEENPEKENDYLKIFAQNNVAGVVSAVQGNTAKMKDMPFVLLDRVTNNQKYAVHSDDFLGGTLAAQAVIHRRPKKIVIMVGPQNVASSLVRLAGSEQVLKEYKLSYERFQTPSFQSDLAEETAQDFFKQHQDADTVIASNDVYALAVMKEASKRGLKIPEDFQIIGYDDMSFSRMMYPGLTTISQPAYEIGYQGAELLCDILEKKPIKKKHIQLPVTLKLRESLREKGSL, encoded by the coding sequence ATGACAACCATTCGTGATGTAGCTAAGTTAGCACAAGTTTCAGTTGCTACTGTTTCAAGAGCGTTAAACCACAGTGGTTATGTACGTGAATCAACTCAAAAAAAAGTTGAGGAAGCCGCTAAAACGTTAAATTTCCATCCCAACGAAGTTGCCAGATCCTTATATCAAAAAAAATCTAAGTTAATTGGATTATTGTTACCTGACATAACCAATCCCTTTTTTCCAGCGATTGCCAAAGGTGTGGAAGACAGTGTTAATAAACGTGGGTATAGTTTATTATTAGGAAATGTCGAAGAAAATCCAGAAAAGGAAAATGACTACCTCAAAATATTTGCACAAAATAATGTAGCAGGTGTAGTCTCAGCTGTACAAGGGAATACCGCTAAAATGAAAGACATGCCTTTTGTGCTATTAGACCGTGTCACAAACAATCAAAAGTATGCCGTTCATTCTGATGATTTTTTAGGTGGAACCTTAGCTGCCCAAGCGGTTATCCACCGCCGTCCAAAAAAAATTGTCATTATGGTAGGACCTCAAAATGTAGCGAGTTCACTGGTTCGGTTGGCGGGTAGTGAACAGGTTTTAAAAGAGTATAAGCTATCTTATGAACGCTTTCAAACACCTAGCTTCCAATCAGATTTAGCCGAAGAGACGGCACAAGATTTTTTTAAACAGCATCAAGACGCCGACACAGTTATTGCTTCAAACGACGTTTATGCCTTGGCAGTAATGAAAGAAGCGAGTAAAAGAGGGTTAAAAATTCCAGAGGACTTTCAAATTATCGGCTACGACGATATGTCTTTTAGCCGTATGATGTATCCGGGTTTAACAACCATCTCTCAACCTGCTTATGAGATTGGTTATCAAGGTGCAGAGTTATTATGTGATATTCTAGAAAAAAAACCAATTAAGAAAAAACATATTCAATTACCAGTAACATTAAAGTTAAGAGAATCATTAAGAGAGAAGGGTTCGTTATGA